The following are from one region of the Mixophyes fleayi isolate aMixFle1 chromosome 7, aMixFle1.hap1, whole genome shotgun sequence genome:
- the LOC142098667 gene encoding parvalbumin, thymic CPV3-like, with amino-acid sequence MSLKDLLSASDIAAALRECQAADSFNYKKFFITCGLTKKTASQVKDVFRVLDNDESGFIEEEELKYFLQRFESSARELTCTETREFMAAADHDRDGKIGAEEFQEMVHS; translated from the exons ATGAGTCTTAAAGATCTCCTCAGTGCTTCTGATATTGCTGCTGCTCTGAGGGAATGCCAAG CTGCTGACTCCTTCAATTACAAAAAATTCTTCATAACCTGTGGGCTGACTAAGAAGACAGCCAGCCAAGTGAAAGATGTCTTCCGGGTTTTAGATAATGACGAGAGCGGGTTTATTGAAGAGGAAGAGCTCAA GTATTTCCTCCAACGCTTTGAATCGAGCGCCAGAGAATTAACTTGCACAGAGACCAGAGAATTTATGGCTGCTGCTGACCATGACAGAGATGGGAAAATTGGAGCTGAAG AGTTCCAGGAAATGGTTCATTCCTAA